In Arthrobacter sp. CJ23, the genomic window CGGACCGGCGGAACTGTTGTCCTTCGTGGGTCCACCGATGCTGGAGTCGTTCCGCTCGCTTCCGGGCATGGATGAAGTACGCGCCCAGCTGGCACTGAAACATTATCGATCCATCTACGCCCAGCAGGGAGCAGGGCAAAGCCGCCTGTTCGACGGCGTCGTCGAACTCCTCCAACAACTCCAAGGCAGCCTTCCCATGGCCGTCGCCACCTCCAAGATTGAAGACCAGGCCCTTCGGGTGGCTGTCCTGTTGGGCATCGACAGGCACTTCGTAGATATCTGTGGCGCCTCCGACGCCGTGGACAGGTCACGCAAAAAAGACGTCATCCAAGAATCCTTGCGGCGACT contains:
- a CDS encoding HAD hydrolase-like protein, which translates into the protein MIRPLLHDSVEGEFTCILFDMDGTLVDSAEGVTGSAAAALEAVGAEVPGPAELLSFVGPPMLESFRSLPGMDEVRAQLALKHYRSIYAQQGAGQSRLFDGVVELLQQLQGSLPMAVATSKIEDQALRVAVLLGIDRHFVDICGASDAVDRSRKKDVIQESLRRLQSKGIDVARPVMVGDRMYDVEGAAAFGIPTVFAQWGYGSQEERSSAAAIAAQPNDVASIVFGQ